A single window of Culicoides brevitarsis isolate CSIRO-B50_1 chromosome 3, AGI_CSIRO_Cbre_v1, whole genome shotgun sequence DNA harbors:
- the LOC134833770 gene encoding bifunctional phosphoribosylaminoimidazole carboxylase/phosphoribosylaminoimidazole succinocarboxamide synthetase, producing MATPKEIAGYKLGKKVYEGKTKQVFELVDNPELVLLLNKDRITAGDGARAHDLEGKAEISNKTNAKVFGILNAAGVRTAFVKCVSDKAFLAKKCDMVPIEWVTRRLATGSYLKRNPGIKEGFRFAPPKQETFFKDDENHDPQWCEEQIVSAGFKVNGLVIGQDEVDIMRETTILVFEILEKAWKTRNCALIDMKIEFGVDEKGQILVADVIDSDSWRLWPAGDKRLMVDKQVYRNLVEVTQTELDTVKRNFNWVSEQLDNILPKNDHLVVILMGSASDKEHCEKIARHCAALGLNTELRVSSAHKGTAGTLQIVAEYESLFDNLVFICVAGRSNGLGPVLSGNTSYPVINCPPVNAGNMQVDLWSSLNVPSGLGCGTVLYPEAAALNAAQTLGLTNYLIWSKLRVKMNENLLTLKKGDKELRGVRKVE from the exons ATGGCAACTCCCAAAGAAA tcGCTGGTTACAAACTCGGCAAAAAAGTCTACGAAGGAAAAACGAAGCAAGTTTTCGAGTTAGTCGATAACCCAGAATTGGTTTTGCTGTTGAACAAGGATCGCATTACCGCTGGCGATGGTGCTCGTGCCCACGATTTGGAAGGAAAAGCTGAAATTTCCAACAAAACTAATGCAAaagtttttggaattttaaatGCTGCCg gggTTCGTACGGCTTTTGTCAAATGTGTCTCAGATAAAGCCTTTTTAGCGAAGAAATGTGACATGGTGCCAATTGAATGGGTAACGCGTCGCTTGGCAACCGGGTCGTACTTGAAACGCAATCCGGGCATCAAAGAGGGATTTAGATTTGCACCGCCAAAGCAGGAAACCTTCTTCAAAGACGACGAAAATCACGATCCGCAATGGTGCGAAGAGCAAATTGTCTCTGCCGGGTTTAAAGTCAACGGACTTGTTATTG GTCAAGATGAAGTTGATATCATGCGTGAAACGACAATTCTCGTCTTCGAGATTCTCGAAAAGGCCTGGAAAACGCGCAATTGCGCCCTCATCGACATGAAAATCGAGTTCGGAGTCGACGAAAAAGGCCAAATTCTCGTCGCCGATGTCATCGATTCGGATTCGTGGCGCTTATGGCCCGCCGGCGACAAGCGTCTCATGGTCGACAAACAAGTTTACCGGAATCTCGTTGAAGTCACACAAACGGAACTCGATACTGTCAAGCGGAATTTCAACTGGGTGAGCGAGCAACTTGACAACATCCTGCCGAAAAACGATCATCTTGTCGTCATTCTCATGGGAAGTGCTTCGGACAAGGAACATTGCGAGAAAATTGCGCGTCACTGCGCGGCTTTGGGCTTGAATACGGAACTTCGGGTGTCGTCGGCGCACAAAGGAACTGCTGGCACGTTGCAAATTGTCGCCGAATACGAAAGTTTGTTCGATAATTTGGTCTTTATTTGTGTGGCGGGACGTTCGAATGGCTTGGGACCCGTGCTTTCGGGCAATACGTCGTATCCCGTGATCAATTGTCCGCCAGTTAATGCGGGAAATATGCAAGTTGACTTGTGGTCGAGTTTGAATGTGCCAAGCGGATTGGGTTGCGGAACTGTTTTGTATCCGGAAGCGGCTGCCTTGAATGCCGCACAAACCTTGGGACTCACAAATTACTTGATTTGGTCCAAATTGCGCGTCAAAATGAACGAGAACTTGTTGACGTTGAAGAAGGGCGACAAGGAATTGCGTGGCGTTAGAAAAGttgagtga
- the LOC134833768 gene encoding amidophosphoribosyltransferase-like, translating to MDSCNKCPASGCSSTENSSLAEKKFEIKGKRFGRGAVQSGLTHECGVFGAIGTGEWPTELDIAQSITLGLVALQHRGQESAGIVTSEGKCAKHFNVHKGMGMINNIFNEEAIRKLKGNLGIGHTRYSTSAASEEVNCQPFVVHTAHGVLALAHNGELVNCESLRKQVLARGVGLSTHSDSELITQALCLNPPEGEVNGPDWPARIRHLMTLAPLSYSLVIMLKDRIYGVRDPYGNRPLCLGKIVPLKKSGKYSNGTSHTNGSSNGHQNGQNGHDINDDDAEGWVVSSESCGFLSIGARYVREVLPGEIIEMTRDGVRTVDIVERPENKKQAFCIFEYVYFARSDSIFEGQMVYSVRMNCGRQLAREALVDADIVSSVPESGTAAAHGYARESGLPFAEVLCKNRYVGRTFIQPSARLRQLGVAKKFGALSENVEGKRLILIDDSIVRGNTIGPIIKLLRDAGAREVHIRIASPPLLYPCYMGINIPTRQELIANRLDNKQLAEYVGADSLEYLSVDGLVKAVQQNMKIKDASQAGHCTACLTGEYPGGLPEDLDW from the exons ATGGATTCGTGCAACAAGTGTCCCGCAAGTGGATGTTCCTCAACTGAAAACTCGTCGTTGGCTGAAaagaaattcgaaattaaGGGAAAACGGTTTGGGCGAGGTGCCGTTCAGTCGGGACTTACGCACGAATGTGGCGTTTTCGGTGCCATCGGTACAGGTGAATGGCCTACGGAGCTAGATATTGCGCAATCTATCACGCTGGGCTTGGTGGCCTTGCAACATCGTGGACAGGAATCCGCGGGAATTGTCACGTCAGAGGGAAAATGCGCGAAACACTTTAACGTGCACAAAGGCATGGGAATGATCAACAATATTTTCAACGAGGAAGCCATCCGGAAGTTGAAGGGAAATTTGGGAATTGGTCACACGCGTTATTCGACGTCGGCGGCATCGGAAGAGGTCAATTGTCAACCCTTTGTGGTCCATACGGCACATGGAGTACTTGCTCTTGCGCACAACGGAGAGTTGGTGAACTGTGAAAGTTTGAGAAAACAG gtaCTTGCACGTGGAGTCGGCTTATCAACTCACAGCGACTCAGAATTGATAACGCAAGCGTTATGTTTGAATCCACCAGAAGGAGAA GTAAATGGACCAGATTGGCCTGCACGCATTCGTCATCTTATGACGCTCGCTCCCTTATCGTATTCCTTGGTAATCATGTTGAAGGACAGAATTTACGGCGTTCGTGACCCCTACGGAAATCGTCCTTTGTGCTTGGGAAAAATCGTGCCTCTGAAGAAATCCGGCAAATATTCCAACGGCACATCGCACACAAATGGCAGCTCGAATGGGCATCAAAACGGTCAAAATGGACACGACATTAACGATGACGATGCCGAAGGTTGGGTCGTTTCGAGCGAAAGTTGCGGCTTTTTGTCGATTGGCGCTCGTTACGTTCGCGAAGTTTTGCCCGGAGAAATTATCGAAATGACACGAGATGGCGTTCGCACTGTTGACATCGTTGAACGTCCCGAGAACAAAAAACAAGCTTTCTGCATTTTCGAGTACGTTTATTTCGCACGCAGTGACAGCATCTTCGAGGGACAAATGGTTTACTCGGTTCGCATGAATTGCGGTCGGCAGTTGGCACGTGAAGCTCTCGTCGATGCCGATATCGTTAGTTCCGTGCCGGAATCAGGAACTGCAGCAGCTCATGGATATGCGCGTGAAAGTGGATTGCCCTTCGCGGaagttttgtgcaaaaatcggtatgtgggACGTACCTTCATTCAGCCGTCAGCGCGTTTGAGACAACTTGGCGTCGCGAAAAAGTTCGGAGCTTTGTCGGAAAATGTCGAGGGAAAGcgtttaattttgattgatgACTCGATCGTTAGAGGAAACACAATTGGACCGATTATTAAGTTGCTGCGAGATGCCGGAGCACGAGAAGTTCACATTCGTATTGCCAGTCCGCCACTTTTGTATCCTTGCTACATGGGTATTAATATTCCGACGAGACAGGAACTCATCGCTAATCGACTTGATAACAAACAACTAGCGGAATATGttg GTGCCGACAGTTTAGAATATCTCAGTGTCGATGGTCTCGTAAAAGCCGTCCAGCAAAACATGAAGATCAAAGATGCATCGCAAGCTGGTCATTGCACAGCCTGTCTCACCGGCGAATATCCCGGAGGTCTTCCAGAGGACTTGGATTGGTAG
- the LOC134834835 gene encoding pre-mRNA-splicing factor RBM22, with protein MAMSKTTNTYNRQNWEDSEFPILCQTCLGDNPYVRMIKEKFGKECKICSRPFTVFRWCPGARMRFKKTEVCQTCCKLKNVCQTCLLDLEYGLPTQVRDAALKIQDDLPQSDVNKEFYIQNIDAQLAQTDGTVAAGTVGKSLAASDMLAKLARTQPYYKRNRPHICSFWVKGECKRGEECPYRHDKPNEPDDPLSEQNIRDRYYGVNDPVADKLLKRAASLPRLNPPEDKTITTLYVGNLGEHITEVDIRDNFYQFGEIRTVSLVPRQQCAFVQFTKRASAEMAAEKTFNKLVMGGKKLSIKWAHSQAKQGPPKVPKGNPAVENIPGLPPQIPLPPPIHASDYVVMPSGMKLHSLPSSYGGAGPSTSYVPPMEGQGPGIHYPSQNPNRLGATQK; from the exons ATGGCTATGTCAAAGACGACCAACACCTACAATCGTCAAAATTGGGAGGACTCG gAATTTCCCATACTTTGTCAGACTTGTTTGGGTGACAATCCCTACGTGCGAATg ATCAAGGAGAAATTCGGCAAAGAATGCAAGATCTGCTCGCGTCCCTTCACCGTATTTCGTTGGTGCCCGGGAGCTCGGATGCGTTTCAAGAAGACCGAAGTGTGTCAGACGTGTTGCAAGCTGAAAAACGTTTGTCAAACGTGTCTCCTTGACTTGGAATATGGCTTGCCAACGCAAGTACGTGACGCAGCGCTTAAAATTCAAGACGATTTACCACAAAGCGATGTCAACAAAGAGTTTTACATTCAAAATATCGACGCGCAATTGGCGCAAACTGATGGAACTGTCGCTGCGGGCACCGTTGGGAAATCTCTCGCTGCCAGCGACATGTTGGCAAAACTGGCACGAACGCAACCCTACTACAAACGGAATCGGCCTCACATTTGCTCCTTTTGGGTCAAGGGCGAATGCAAACGTGGCGAGGAATGTCCCTATCGTCACGACAAACCAAACGAACCGGATGACCCGTTATCCGAACAAAACATTCGCGATCGTTATTACGGCGTAAACGACCCCGTTGCGGACAAATTATTGAAACGGGCAGCTTCCTTGCCACGCTTAAACCCGCCCGAGGATAAAACTATCACGACGCTGTACGTGGGAAATTTGGGCGAACACATTACCGAAGTCGACATTCGTGACAATTTCTATCAATTTGGGGAGATTCGAACAGTTTCCCTTGTCCCGCGGCAACAATGCGCCTTTGTTCAGTTCACGAAACGAGCTTCGGCAGAAATGGCagctgaaaaaacttttaataaactcGTGATGGGCGGCAAGAAACTCTCCATTAAATGGGCACATTCACAGGCGAAACAAGGACCGCCGAAAGTTCCCAAGGGAAATCCCGCTGTGGAAAATATTCCGGGATTGCCGCCACAAATCCCACTTCCGCCGCCAATTCATGCGTCGGATTATGTCGTAATGCCGTCGGGCATGAAGCTACATTCTCTGCCGAGCTCTTATGGCGGCGCAGGACCAAGCACGAGTTATGTGCCCCCTATGGAAGGACAAGGACCGGGGATTCATTATCCGAGTCAGAATCCGAATCGACTTGGCGCGACACAAAAGTAA
- the LOC134835438 gene encoding histidine protein methyltransferase 1 homolog codes for MTQYKTISTIASALTSKPVDDDSNETFFKCDEIPLKGKTEDESRELTNFSSNHYEIWYPKPVECQATETSHSDLLSGVYEGGLKIWECTQDLADFLTKSDDDTEKTLLADFEGKRILDLGCGVGVLGVLAMTHNAKCVTFQDYNKEVIETTTISTILCNKSIYEEMDLNNVNLFSGDWDSFVDVMKEKHAGTKFDYILTSETIYNEKYYKKLLNVFRELLADDGTVFLAAKTIYFGVGGGMRSFEKALTDTKEFKSDVVWKSEVGVLREILKINKISS; via the exons atgacgCAATACAAAACAATTTCGACTATTGCATCAGCCTTGA CTTCAAAACCAGTAGATGACGACAGCAACGAAACTTTCTTCAAATGTGACGAAATCCCGTTAAAAGGGAAAACGGAAGATGAATCACGCGAATTGACAAATTTCTCAAGCAACCATTACGAAATTTGGTACCCAAAACCAGTCGAATGTCAAGCGACGGAAACTTCCCATTCGGATTTACTGAGCGGCGTCTACGAAGGAGGCCTAAAAATCTGGGAATGCACACAAGATTTGGCGGATTTCTTGACCAAAAGTGACGATGACACGGAAAAAACTTTACTAGCCGACTTTGAGGGGAAACGAATTTTGGATTTGGGATGCGGCGTTGGCGTTTTGGGGGTTTTGGCGATGACTCATAACGCGAAATGCGTGACGTTTCAGGATTAT AACAAAGAGGTCATCGAGACAACGACAATCTCTACGATTTTGTGTAACAAGAGCATCTACGAAGAAATGGATTTGAATAATGTTAATCTCTTTTCCGGCGATTGGGACAGCTTCGTAGACGTGATGAAAGAAAAGCATGCGGGCACGAAATTTGATTATATTTTAACATCGGAGACGATTTATAATgagaaatattacaaaaaactgCTGAATGTGTTCCGAGAGCTGTTAGCGGATGACGGAACGGTATTTTTGGCTGCGAAAACGATTTATTTTGGAGTTGGCGGAGGCATGAGATCCTTCGAAAAGGCCTTGACAGACACAAAAGAGTTCAAATCTGACGTTGTGTGGAAATCTGAGGTCGGAGTTTTacgagaaatattaaaaattaataaaatttcttcatga
- the LOC134833769 gene encoding fumarate hydratase, mitochondrial-like, with protein sequence MMIRRGIKTADRVLRLTKQVATLQSRRNFHVTMATAKDVGYRTEADTFGELKVPNDKYYGAQTVRSTINFPIGGPTERMPRPVVEAFGILKKAAAIVNKDYGLDPKISDAISKAADDVISGKLYEEHFPLVIWQTGSGTQSNMNVNEVISNRAIELLGGKLGSKDPVHPNDHVNKSQSSNDTFPTAMHIAVARELTGHLKPALKELHDALQAKSNEFKDIIKIGRTHTQDAVPLTLGQEFSGYVQQVAFALERIDACLPRVYYLALGGTAVGTGLNTRIGFAEKCADEISKLTGLPFKTAPNKFEALAAKDAMVEASGVLNTIACSLMKIANDIRFLGSGPRCGLGELSLPENEPGSSIMPGKVNPTQCEALTMVCAQVMGNNVAVSVGGSNGHFELNVFKPLIVSNVLRSIRLLTDSSKAFTKNCVVGIQANEENIKKIMNESLMLVTALNPHIGYDKAAKIAKTAHKEGTTLKESALKLGYLTEQQFNEWVKPENMLGPK encoded by the exons ATGATGATAAGACGTGGAATTAAGACGGCAGATCGCGTTCTTCGCTTAACGAAGCAAGTCGCTACTCTTCAGTCTCGCCGTAATTTTCACGTAACCATGGCAACTGCAAAAGATGTGGGTTATCGCACGGAAGCCGACACCTTCGGGGAGCTCAAAGTACCAAATGACAAGTATTACGGAGCACAAACGGTCCGTTCGACGATCAATTTTCCCATTGGAGGTCCGACGGAACGCATGCCACGACCTGTCGTCGAAGCTTTTGGCATTTTGAAGAAAGCTGCTGCGATTGTTAACAAGGATTATGGCTTAGATCCCAAAATTTCCGATGCAATTAGCAAGGCAGCTGACGACGTTATCTCGGGAAAATTGTATGAAGAGCATTTCCCGTTGGTTATTTGGCAAACAGGTTCTGGCACGCAATCTAACATGAAC GTCAACGAGGTCATCAGTAATCGTGCGATTGAATTGCTCGGTGGAAAACTCGGATCAAAGGATCCCGTTCACCCCAATGATCACGTGAATAAGAGTCAAAGTTCAAACGATACCTTCCCCACTGCCATGCATATCGCCGTCGCTCGTGAATTAACGGGACATTTGAAGCCAGCGTTGAAGGAATTGCATGACGCCCTACAAGCAAAGTCGAACGAGTTCAAGGACATCATCAAAATCGGTCGAACTCACACCCAAGATGCCGTTCCATTGACCCTGGGTCAAGAATTTTCGGGATATGTGCAACAAGTTGCCTTTGCTCTTGAACGTATCGACGCTTGTTTGCCGCGCGTTTATTATTTGGCCCTAGGAGGCACCGCTGTCGGCACTGGCTTGAACACTCGTATCGGTTTCGCCGAAAAATGCGCCGACGAAATTTCCAAACTCACGGGATTGCCTTTCAAGACGGCGCCCAACAAATTTGAAGCTTTGGCTGCAAAAGACGCCATGGTTGAAGCGTCGGGCGTTTTGAACACGATCGCTTGCAGTTTAATGAAAATCGCCAATGACATTCGTTTCCTCGGATCGGGACCACGTTGTGGCTTGGGAGAACTTTCCTTGCCCGAAAATGAGCCAGGCAGCTCCATTATGCCCGGAAAAGTCAATCCGACGCAATGCGAAGCTCTTACGATGGTTTGCGCTCAAGTTATGGGCAACAACGTTGCTGTTTCAGTCGGCGGATCAAACGGACACTTTGAATTGAACGTTTTTAAGCCATTGATTGTGTCGAATGTTTTGCGGTCGATTCGTTTGTTGACCGACAGCAGCAAGGCATTCACCAAAAATTGCGTCGTTGGTATCCAAGCGaacgaagaaaatattaagaagATCATGAATGAGAGTTTGATGTTGGTGACGGCACTTAATCCGCACATTGGGTATGATAAAGCCGCGAAAATTGCGAAAACGGCTCATAAAGAGGGAACAACGTTGAAGGAATCTGCTTTGAAATTGGGATATTTGACCGAACAACAATTCAACGAATGGGTCAAGCCCGAAAATATGTTGGGACCCAAGTAA
- the LOC134835437 gene encoding uncharacterized protein LOC134835437, translated as MSTTTNPGLISCPYDVTHQLIPCRYQKHIIKCARQHPHIKLEVCPFNSTHHIKPELFAVHKIQCPDRLAFEKYMNDIEIGPWKRQKPKEIVIPEYKDDENWDDMVGKGGYDPKIVNACKPFARKIIGGSKNEKRQFYNFEKKRLQMIMDAEEGRITLTEEDLEFILHGNERKNLKNRKEIKNKPIERLENGNSEDETSQKDEIKQEIHENSEDFVIKTEFGSEPRQISIPVNPILIKQEPVHFDLSTLRPVKREIPEVDDIIAYQHKKQQEELTKIMRKLKTTDPLDPRLQEETRERSLSPIFSDLQSDPRLLVNPFSFIKGKEHFGDPRISSKIKLEKEKNRRKLEEETKIKEETELAEQKMIETAIKEAKIKTKQEKEILGDIDILDQLLDETEKIEKTSRPASRCSNASRESGELSDDDVENEDVIVIEDDSDDELDVLLSSRDFMDLKECVLLAKGQSGSDTDGSSGSKKRRSKSPLHEKVENLSKKVR; from the exons ATGAGTACAACAACAAATCCCGGACTAATTTCATGCCCTTACGATGTGACTCATCAACTAATTCCGTGTCGTTACCAAAAACACATCATTAAATGTGCTCGGCAGCATCCTCATATCAAATTGGAAGTCTGTCCCTTTAATTCTACGCATCACATTAAGCCAGAATTATTCGCT gttcataaaattcaatgcCCTGATCGATTAGCGTTCGAAAAATACATGAATGACATCGAAATTGGTCCATGGAAGAGACAAAAACCAAAAGAAATTGTCATTCCTGAGTACAAAGATGATGAAAATTGGGACGATATGGTTGGAAAAGGTGGTTATGacccaaaaattgtaaatgctTGTAAGCCATTTGCTCGAAAAATCATTGGAgggtcaaaaaatgagaaaagacAATTCtacaattttgaaaagaagCGACTACAAATGATCATGGATGCTGAGGAAGGTAGAATTACACTAACAGAAGAGGATTTAGAGTTCATTTTACACGGCAATGAGcgaaaaaacctcaaaaataggaaagaaattaaaaataaaccaatAGAAAGGCTTGAAAATGGCAATTCTGAGGATGAAACATcacaaaaagatgaaattaaacaagaaattcatgaaaattctgaagattttgtcataaaaaccGAATTTGGATCCGAACCACGACAAATTTCGATACCTGTCAATCCGATTCTCATCAAACAAGAACCCGTTCACTTCGATTTATCAACTTTGCGACCCGTAAAACGAGAAATACCCGAAGTTGACGACATAATTGCCTATCAGCACAAGAAACAACAAGaagaattgacaaaaattatgagaaaactCAAAACTACGGATCCTTTAGACCCTCGATTGCAGGAAGAAACACGAGAAAGAAGTTTATCTCCGATATTTTCTGACCTTCAGAGTGACCCACGGCTACTTGTTAATCCTTTTAGTTTCATAAAAGGCAAGGAACACTTTGGAGATCCACGGATATCgagtaaaattaaacttgaaaaagagaaaaaccgACGAAAACTGGaagaagagacaaaaattaaagaagaaacGGAATTAGcggaacaaaaaatgatcgaaACAGCaataaaagaagcaaaaatcaaaactaaacaagaaaaagaaattttagggGATATTGACATTTTGGATCAACTCCTGGatgaaacggaaaaaattgaaaaaacttcaCGTCCTGCGTCTCGATGTTCAAATGCGAGTCGAGAATCGGGCGAATTAAGTGACGACGACGTTGAAAATGAAGATGTGATAGTCATTGAAGATGACAGCGACGATGAACTTGATGTCCTGTTAAGCTCACGAGACTTCATGGATCTCAAAGAATGTGTCCTTTTGGCAAAAGGTCAAAGCGGAAGTGACACTGACGGCAGTTCAGGATCAAAAAAGAGACGCAGCAAAAGTCCTTTgcatgaaaaagttgaaaatttaagcaaaaaagttagataa